The Streptomyces venezuelae genomic interval GAGGAGGGCATCAAGGGGTACCTCGGCGAGTTCCGCCGCAAGCTCCGCAGCGGGGAGCTGGGCTCCCTGCCCGTGATCCTGGCCGTGATCGTCATCTGGACGGTGTTCGGCAGTCTCGACAGCACCTTCCTCTCGGCTCAGAACCTCTCCGACCTGAGTCAGCAGATCGTCGGCACCGGCATGATCGCCGTCGGTATCGTCTTCGTCCTGCTGCTGGGCGAGATCGACCTCTCCGTCGGCTCGGTCAGCGGACTGTGCGCCGCGATCTTCGCCGTGCTCAACGTCCTGAACGGGATGAACGAGTGGCTGGCGCTGCTGATCGCCATCGCGGGCGGGGCGGCCGTCGGACTCATCCAGGGGTTCTTCTTCGCCGAGGTCGGCGTCCCGGCCTTCGTCGTCACGCTGGCCGGCAACCTCGCGTGGAACGGGCTGATGCTCCAGGTGCTCGGCACCAGCGGCACGGTCAACATCCCGAGCGACAGCATCGTCTCCGAGCTCTACTCGACGATCTACCACAGCCCGGCCGCCGCCTACGTGGCGGCGGCCGTCGGGGTGGGGCTGTTCCTGGCGGCCTCGCTCCTGGACGCGAAACGACGCCGGGCGGCCCGGGTGCCGTCCCGGCCGGTCGCCGAGATCGTGCTGCGTACGGCCGTGATCGCCGCGATCGCGTTCGTCACCGCCTACATCCTCAACCAGTACCAGGGGCTCCCGCTGGCCCTGCTGGTGTTCCTGATCCTGCTCGTGGTGCTGGACTTCGTCCTGCGGCGCACGACGTACGGCCGGCGGATCTTCGCGGTGGGCGGCAACATCGAGGGCGCGCGCCGGGCGGGCATCAGCGTGCCCTTCGTCCGGATGAGCGTCTTCTCGATCGCCGGGACCATGGCGGCGGTCGGCGGCCTCTTCCTTGCGGGGCAGATCCAGTCCGCGAGCCAGACCTCCGGCGGCGGCAACCTCCTGATGAACGTCATCGCGGCGGCGGTCATCGGCGGTACGAGCCTGTTCGGCGGGCGCGGTTCGGTCTGGTCGGCGCTGCTCGGTGCGCTGGTGATCGGCTCCATCCAGTCGGGCATGAACATCATGGGCGTCAGCAATGCCGTCCAGTTCATGATCACGGGTTCGGTGCTGCTGGCCGCCGTGGTCGTCGACTCCCTGTCCCGCAGGAGCCAGAAGGCCGCGGGGCGGGCCTGATCCGCCGGAGGATCACCCATGGGCACCGATGCGAGCAAGGACCGGCACGACGGCCGGAGCGAGACCGAGATGGAGCGCGCCGACCGGCGCTGGCAGGAGGTCATCCAGGAGATCCGTGTCGTCCAGACCGGTGTGCAGATCCTCCTCGGTTTTCTCCTCACCGTGGTCTTCACCCCGCACTTCCAGGGTCTCGAACAGACCGACAAGACGATCTACATCGTCACGGTCGTCCTCGGGTCCCTGGCGACCGGCGCGCTCATCGGCCCCGTGGCTCTGCACCGGATCGTGGCCGGGAGGCAGATCAAACCCCGGGCCGTCATCTGGGCCGCCCGCCTCACCTTCACGGGCATCGTGCTCCTGCTCGCGACCCTGACCTCGGCTCTTCTCCTGGTCCTGCGCGTGGCCACCGGGGACGACTCGTACGTGCCGTGGATCGTCGCCGGTGTCCTCGCCTGGTACCTGCTCTGCTGGTTCGTCCTCCCCCTCTGGGTGCGCACCCGCTACACCAGCGGAGAGTGAGCGTCCGCGGCGGCGGGCGGCCTCATGTCCCGTCGGTGTCCGACGTACCGGGACCGATCCGCAGTTCGAAGTCGCCGTCGTACTGCTCGTGGCCGGCGATCACCGCGAGTTCGACGACCTCCACACCGACCTCGCCGCGGACGATCAGCGGGTCCCTGCGCAGGTCTCTCATCAGCGCCACGCACATGCCGATCATGACGAGTACGAACGGCGCCGCGACGAGGATGGTGAGGTTCTGGAGTCCCGCGAGCGCGTCGCCCTGGCCGTCGCCGACGAGGAGCATGACGGCCGCGACCGCTCCGGTTAGCACGCCCCAGAAGACCACGACGGGACGGGTGGGTTCGAAGGCGCCGCGCTGGGAGAGCGTGCCCATGACGAGGGAGGCGGCGTCCGCACCCGACACGAAGAAGATCCCGACGAGGATCATCACGAGCAGGCTCATGGCACCGGAGATGGGGAACTCCTTGAGCAGGCCGAAGAGTTGCCCCTCGGGGGTGGTCTCCCCTGTCAGTTCGCCCTGTTCGCTGAGCTTCATCGCCGTGCCGCCGAAGATCGCGAACCAGACGAGGCTGACGGTGCTGGGCACCAGGATGACACCGCCGACGAACTGGCGGATGGTCCGGCCCCGGCTGATGCGGGCGATGAACATGCCGACGAAGGGCGTCCAGGAGATCCACCACGCCCAGTAGAAGACGGTCCAGCTGCCGAGCCAGTCGTGGATGTTCTCGCCGCTGGTCGCCTCGGTGCGGCCGGCGAGCTGCGGCAGGTCGTCGATGTAGGCGGCGATGGAGGTGGGCAGCAGGTCGAGCACGATGATCGTGGGGCCCGCCACGAAGACGAAGACGGCGAGCACCACCGCGAGCACCATGTTGGTGTTGGAGAGCCACTGGATGCCCTTCTCCACGCCGGAGACGGCCGAGAGGACGAAGGCCACGGTGAGGACGGCGATGATGCCGACGAGCAGCCCGGTGCCGGCCTTCGCCATCCAGCCCAGCTCCTCGATGCCGCTGCCGATCTGGAGCGCGCCGAGGCCGAGCGAGGCGGCGGAGCCGAAGAGGGTGGCGAAGATGGCGAGGATGTCGATGAAGCGGCCGGGACCGCCGTACGCCCGCCGTTCGCCGATCAGCGGGACGAAGACGGCGCTGATGGTCTGGCGGCGCCTGCGCCGGAAGGTGGAGTAGGCGATGGCGAGTCCGACGACGGCGTAGATCGCCCACGGGTGGAGCGTCCAGTGGAAGAGCGTGGTGGCCATGGCCGTCTGCATGCGCTCGGCCGAGTCGACGGGTTGGGTGCCGGGCGGCGGGGTGCCGTAGTGGGCGAGGGGTTCGCTCACGCCGTAGAACATCAGGCCGATGCCCATGCCCGCGCTGAACATCATGGCGATCCACGACACGGTGCGGAACTCGGGCCTTTCGCTCTCCTGGCCGAGGGTGATCCTGCCGTAGCGGCTGATGGCGAGCCACAGCGCGAAGACGACGAAGCCGGACGCGGCGAGCATGAACGCCCAGCCGCCGTCGCGGATCAGTCCGTCGAGGAGCTTGCTGGAGACGCTCTCCAGGCTGTCGGTGGCCGTGGCTCCCCAGACGACGAAGGCCAGGGTGAGGACGGCGGTGACCCCGAACACGATCCGGTCGGTCCGCGCCTGATGGTGGTGGTCGGGCCGGCCGGGGAGGTCGGCCGTCACCGGCAGCCCTTCCCGGCCTCCCCGTTCGGCGTCCGTCCGGCGGCCGTCCGGCCTCTTGTCTCCCTGCGGCACAGAGGTCACCTTTCACTGCATTACGGAAAAACGTGACGATGTATCCGTAAGGCAGTACCACAGGCGGGACCCGACCCGGTGGACCAACAGGCGTTCACCGCATACGCCATGGGCGGACGGCGGGCTCTCGGGGGCAGCGGACGGCCGCCGCTTCAGCCGGCCACGCCACTCTCCAGGAGACCCTTGAGGATCCGTTCGTCCCTCGGTATCTCCTTCCGCACGTGCGGGCGCACGACGAGCGGGACGAGGGCCTTGCCGATGCCGTGCCCCTCGAAGTCGAGGGAGAGCGTCAGGCGCGAACGCTCGGCGTCGTCCAGTGGCTCGATGGTGCCCTGGACGTCACCGCGCACGGGGCCGTTGATGCCGTGCAGGTGCCAGTACCTCGGCGGTTGCAACTCGATGACCTGCATGGTCAGGGTGAACTCCCGCCGCCCGAGCCGCCGCGTGACGGCGATCTTCGAGCCGACCGCGAGGGGCTCGTCGTCGAGCCTGCGGACCGAGACCGCGCTCTCCTGCCACTCGGGCAGATGGATCGGGTCGGTCACGTACGAGAAGACGTCCGCGGGAGTGCGGGAGATGTCGATGGTTTCCTTGATGGCAGGCATGGTGCCTTCTTCGTCCGACGGGAGAGCACGCCGGAGTCCGGGCCCCGCGCGGGCTCGTTGTCGCTTCCTATGAAAATCGTCCCACGGGCGGCTGCGCCCCGCCAGGGAAGATCGGTGGGGCGGGCCTCACAGCCATCCCCCCGCCGCTGTGTGACCGGCGTTACGGACCATGATCGCCGCGGTTGACACAGGCGTAACGGGCATTCCGTACGGTCGGGGCTCGAACGGTTCCACAGAGAGGCGCCCCCGTGACCCCACACGACACGCAGGACCCGCGGGCCGACGCCACCGCCCAGGTGCGGACCGTCTGCTCGTACTGCGGTGTCGGCTGCGGCATGCTCCTCGACATCGGTCTGGGGGCCGACGGCCGCCGTACGGTCCTCAAGGCGACGGGCGACAAGGACCACCCCGCCAACCGCGGACGCCTCTGCACCAAGGGCGCCACCACCGCCGACATGCTCGCCGCGCCCGGACGCCTGACCACCGCCCTCGTCCGGGAGGACCGCGCCGACGCGCCCGTCCCCACGGACACCGACCGGGCCATCACGGAGACCGCCCGCCGGCTGCGGGCCGTCGTCGACGAGCACGGCCCCGACGCCTTCGCGCTCTACGTCTCGGGCCAGATGAGCCTGGAGGCGCAGTACCTCGCGAACAAGCTCGCCAAGGGCTTCATCGGCACGAACCGGATCGAGTCGAACTCCCGGCTCTGCATGGCGAGCGCCGGCACCGGCTACAAGCTCTCCCTCGGCGCCGACGGCCCGCCCGGCTCGTACGACGACTTCGAGAAGGCCGACGTCTTCCTCGTCATCGGCTCCAACATGGCCGACTGCCACCCCGTCCTCTTCCTCCGCATGATGGACCGGGTCAAGGCGGGGGCGAAGCTGATCGTCGTCGACCCCCGGCGCACCGCCACCGCCGACAAGGCCGACCTTTTTCTCCAGATCAGGCCCGGGACGGACCTCGCGCTCCTCAACGGCCTGCTGCACCTGCTGCACGGCAGCGGCCACACCGACCCCGCCTTCATCGCCGCGCACACCGAGGGCTGGGAGGCGATGGAGCCGTTCCTCGCCGACTACCCGCCCGCGACCGTCGCCGCGCTCACCGGCATACCCGAGCAGGACATCCGCACCGCCGCCGAGTGGATCGGCACGGCGGAGGAGTGGACCAGCTGCTGGACCATGGGCCTCAACCAGTCCACCCACGGCACCTGGAACACCAACGCACTGATCAACCTCCACCTGGCCACCGGCGCGATCTGCCGCCCGGGCTCCGGCCCCTTCTCCCTCACCGGCCAGCCCAACGCCATGGGCGGACGCGAGATGGGCTACATGGGCCCCGGCCTCCCCGGGCAGCGCTCGGTCCTGTCCGCCGGGGACCGGGCCTTCACCGAGGAGCTGTGGGAGCTCCCGCCGGGCACACTCCGCGAGGACGGCTCCGGCACCGGCACGATCGACCTCTTCCGGCGCATGGCGGACGGCGAGATCAAGGCGTGCTGGATCATCTGCACCAACCCGGTCGCCTCCGTCGCCAACCGCGCCACCGTCGTCGCGGGGCTGCGGGCCGCCGAACTCGTCATCACCCAGGACGCGTTCGCCGACACCGAGACCAACGCGTACGCCGACGTGGTCCTGCCCGCCGCGCTGTGGACCGAGACCGAGGGCGTGCTGATCAACAGCGAGCGGACGCTGACCCTCGCCCGACCGGCGACCGACCCGCCCGGCGAGGCCCTCGCCGACTGGCGGATCATCGCCCGTGTCGCCCGGGCCATGGGGTACGAGAAGGCGTTCGCGTACGAGAGCGCCGAGGAGGTCTTCGAGGAGATCCGGCGCGCCGCGAACCCGGCCACCGGCTACGACGTGAGCGGGGTGACGTACGAGCGGCTGCGCGAGACCCCTGTCCAGTGGCCCGCCGCTCCCGGAGGCCCGGACCGCAACCCGATCCGCTACGTGGCCGGCGACGGCCCGGCCGACGGCCCGGGTCCCGTCTTCCCGACGGCGAGCGGCCGGGCGGTCTTCCACGCCCGGCCGCACATCGACGCCGCGGAGATGCCGGACGACGCGTATCCGTTCGTCCTCAACACCGGCCGCCTCCAG includes:
- a CDS encoding sugar ABC transporter permease, which encodes MIRDRDRAGGSGGSGDAGSQEPAQGAVPAVDTRLLVREEGIKGYLGEFRRKLRSGELGSLPVILAVIVIWTVFGSLDSTFLSAQNLSDLSQQIVGTGMIAVGIVFVLLLGEIDLSVGSVSGLCAAIFAVLNVLNGMNEWLALLIAIAGGAAVGLIQGFFFAEVGVPAFVVTLAGNLAWNGLMLQVLGTSGTVNIPSDSIVSELYSTIYHSPAAAYVAAAVGVGLFLAASLLDAKRRRAARVPSRPVAEIVLRTAVIAAIAFVTAYILNQYQGLPLALLVFLILLVVLDFVLRRTTYGRRIFAVGGNIEGARRAGISVPFVRMSVFSIAGTMAAVGGLFLAGQIQSASQTSGGGNLLMNVIAAAVIGGTSLFGGRGSVWSALLGALVIGSIQSGMNIMGVSNAVQFMITGSVLLAAVVVDSLSRRSQKAAGRA
- a CDS encoding DUF6328 family protein, which gives rise to MGTDASKDRHDGRSETEMERADRRWQEVIQEIRVVQTGVQILLGFLLTVVFTPHFQGLEQTDKTIYIVTVVLGSLATGALIGPVALHRIVAGRQIKPRAVIWAARLTFTGIVLLLATLTSALLLVLRVATGDDSYVPWIVAGVLAWYLLCWFVLPLWVRTRYTSGE
- a CDS encoding BCCT family transporter, encoding MPQGDKRPDGRRTDAERGGREGLPVTADLPGRPDHHHQARTDRIVFGVTAVLTLAFVVWGATATDSLESVSSKLLDGLIRDGGWAFMLAASGFVVFALWLAISRYGRITLGQESERPEFRTVSWIAMMFSAGMGIGLMFYGVSEPLAHYGTPPPGTQPVDSAERMQTAMATTLFHWTLHPWAIYAVVGLAIAYSTFRRRRRQTISAVFVPLIGERRAYGGPGRFIDILAIFATLFGSAASLGLGALQIGSGIEELGWMAKAGTGLLVGIIAVLTVAFVLSAVSGVEKGIQWLSNTNMVLAVVLAVFVFVAGPTIIVLDLLPTSIAAYIDDLPQLAGRTEATSGENIHDWLGSWTVFYWAWWISWTPFVGMFIARISRGRTIRQFVGGVILVPSTVSLVWFAIFGGTAMKLSEQGELTGETTPEGQLFGLLKEFPISGAMSLLVMILVGIFFVSGADAASLVMGTLSQRGAFEPTRPVVVFWGVLTGAVAAVMLLVGDGQGDALAGLQNLTILVAAPFVLVMIGMCVALMRDLRRDPLIVRGEVGVEVVELAVIAGHEQYDGDFELRIGPGTSDTDGT
- a CDS encoding SRPBCC family protein; the encoded protein is MPAIKETIDISRTPADVFSYVTDPIHLPEWQESAVSVRRLDDEPLAVGSKIAVTRRLGRREFTLTMQVIELQPPRYWHLHGINGPVRGDVQGTIEPLDDAERSRLTLSLDFEGHGIGKALVPLVVRPHVRKEIPRDERILKGLLESGVAG